The Candidatus Hydrogenedentota bacterium genome segment ATGCCTTCCTTGCCGTCGCCAAAAACGACAAAACCCTTGCGCAGCCCTTGCACGTCATCAGCAGCGAGAAAGAGACCGGGACCGTCCTGTTGATAAAAGGCCATGCATTGCAGCGACAGGAGACCGGGATATTGAAATTCACGTCGTATACCGCGGCCCGCTTCCGGTGACAGCAGCGACCGGGCACGATCCGTCATCTCACCCATCCAAAAAGGAACCGCGAGTATTTCCTTTTCTTGGCGTGCAATTTGGGGCAACCTCGGAAAATAGACTACTGCAGGACTATGTCGCTCCAACCCTGAAAACTGGATCTTCCAGCTGAGCGCCGGCATGGACACATGCTCGCCCATTGTCACCGTGACGGCAAACTCGGGCATCGCCGGTAGGTTGAAGTCTTCCCAAACGAGCGTGAGCCCGCTGTCTTTTGTATCGGCGTGATACCAACGGAAGGCGCCGGCATCGGAAGGAGCTATGGTGCCGCCGCCCAGTTCCTGCGGCAGCACAGCGAGCCATAGGTTACGGTCGGTGTCCGCATCAAGGTATTCATGACCGCTCTTGAGCGTTGTTAAGGACTCAAGACTGCCCCGGCTTTCGTCAAATGTCAGCCGTGCAGCGGCGCACTCAATGGTCAGCGCAAAGCCGGTAATAGGGAAGCAGAGCGACAGCACGGCGGCAATAATCACAGCCGCTTTCATTTTTAATAAGGGGAAAGGAGTTGACATAAGCGACTTATATTCCTATGTACTGATTTAACATGTTATCATGGAATAGAATAAAAAATGACGCCCTGTCATCATACCCTTATGATCGTGCTCATCGGTAATTTCTGCTTCTGTCTTGTCCTCTTCACCTGAAAACAGCGTGCATCTTTCCGTTTCGTCGAAAAGCGCTTATCTGAGGAAACAGAATTGCCCTGCAGCAGATGGTATCCCCTAAATCATCAGGTTATATTTTTCTTGATGTAAAGGCTTGATTTACCTTATAGTACTTTGTGATGTAATACGAATGAACGGTGGAATCTTCGGATTACTATTGGGGTCATCATTTTTAGAGACCAGTCACAGCGATGTTTCTACAGGGCTGTGGAATGCAGTAATCGTTGAGATTGCCAACATATTTTCAAGGAGTGGCATTTTGTCTGACGTCCATCCTGACATTATTCAGTGTTCCTGTGGTCAAAAAATGCGTATTCCCGCGGGATCGCAGAGTCAAGTATTTAAATGTGTACGGTGTGGTGCCCTTGTAGATCGGCATCCCACTAAATCACGCCACGCTGATGGTGATCCGTCGACACAAGCCCATCAAGGTGAAAATGATCCGCTGCTCAATTTGTTTTTGAGTCAAGGACTTATTAATGAAGAGCAGGCGGCGGAGGCTCTTGCAGAATTTGTTCCGAGTAAAGAAAAAATATTCGAAACCCTTATACGGCTGCAGATAATTACAGAAGATCAATTGCACGCTTTTCTTGCCAAGGAATCGGGTACGGCAATGATTAGTCTTGCTCACTTCACGATTGATCGCCATCTTACCGACCTGATTCCCATCGAGCTCATCACAAGCCAATGGGTCTTGCCTATCGATAAGCTGGGTCGGTCCATGACGGTTGCCATGGTTTGTCCGCTGGACACGGTGGCTATCAGAGCCGTCGAAGAATACTCCGGTTTACGCTTGCGCCCTATGTTATGTAAAGCCAGCGAATTCCAAATATCGCTGAACAAACATTTTCGGCATAAGTCAAAAGAGCCGGGAGGGCTCACAGCGCAACCGATCACGCGCACTATGATTCCACCGAAAAAACAATCGGAAACACCGACGCAAGAGAAAGCGGCTACAGCGGCTAAAGTCGTTGATTTTCGCGAAGCAATCCAAGCCTTAGACACCCTGCCTGTCCCAACAAAGATCATGAATCTTGTGGATGCGTCTGTGGGTACCGATGCCGTTGGGCTGCGCCAAATTATCGCTGCTGCACAAAAGACACCGCCTTTCACGGCAAGATTATTGAGCAATGCCAACAGCCAAGCCTATGGTATTCCGGGACAAGTGAATAGTATTCCCATGGCGGTCGCCCTATTGGTGGATGAGGCCATCTCCATTGTGACCATGGCGCTTCCGAAATATACAACGGCCGATGAATCCTTGTGGAATCCTTGGAATCATTTTTCTCAATATGTCGCTAAAGTTGCTGCGCTCTTTGCCGGGGGCAGCGGGCGTGTTGTACCCAATGAGGCCTATTGTGCAGGCTTGCTGCATGGTATCGGTGTGTATGCCCTTGCCGCCGTTGCCGAAGAGGAGACGAAGCATATTGACCCGGCTCTTATCGGGCCGGCACGCTTGGCAGTAGAAGAACAGCTCTTCAAATTGTGCCATAATGAGGCAGGCGCTATTTTGTGCCGCCGTTGGAACATTCCTGAGAGCATAGCTACCGCAGTGGGATGTTATCCTGATCCGGGTAAGGCGGGCTCTTTTCGCGATCTGGCAGAGTTGCTGTTTATCGCTACCCAGCTCGCCACTGTTGACGGTTCATTAAACCGAGACGCTTTGACCTTGTGTAAAGAGTCTTTTGATTACCTGCAACTCGGATCTAAGGATGTATCCACTCTTATTGAACAATATACTTCGCAAAGGGCAAAGGCCTGACACGGGAGCTTGTGTAAGTGCGCTGTTGGTTGATGAGAACAGCTTTGGCTCCGTGGGGCAGAAAAAAAAGCGTGCTGACTTCTTGCTAATTTATCATAACCCGAGCTGAATATGGGCGCTCTAATGAACCTGACGAACCCTAAAGAAAAGAATGCCTATGGGGCAGTGAGAGAACTCCGAGAAGAACAATTCTTAACGGCCCTAGTTGACTTTTCGAAACAAGTCACGCAGTTGGAGCAACGATTGTCAGCCAATTCTGCGATCCAAAAAACGC includes the following:
- a CDS encoding HDOD domain-containing protein, with the translated sequence MSDVHPDIIQCSCGQKMRIPAGSQSQVFKCVRCGALVDRHPTKSRHADGDPSTQAHQGENDPLLNLFLSQGLINEEQAAEALAEFVPSKEKIFETLIRLQIITEDQLHAFLAKESGTAMISLAHFTIDRHLTDLIPIELITSQWVLPIDKLGRSMTVAMVCPLDTVAIRAVEEYSGLRLRPMLCKASEFQISLNKHFRHKSKEPGGLTAQPITRTMIPPKKQSETPTQEKAATAAKVVDFREAIQALDTLPVPTKIMNLVDASVGTDAVGLRQIIAAAQKTPPFTARLLSNANSQAYGIPGQVNSIPMAVALLVDEAISIVTMALPKYTTADESLWNPWNHFSQYVAKVAALFAGGSGRVVPNEAYCAGLLHGIGVYALAAVAEEETKHIDPALIGPARLAVEEQLFKLCHNEAGAILCRRWNIPESIATAVGCYPDPGKAGSFRDLAELLFIATQLATVDGSLNRDALTLCKESFDYLQLGSKDVSTLIEQYTSQRAKA